From Alloacidobacterium dinghuense:
GGTTTGAAAATACAGTTGACGCGCGAAATCAAAATCTTTCGCCTGATAGGGACGCAGACGAACATTCATGAGAGGACTTTACTTCATGCTGTCTCGGACTCCTGGAGATATCGTCGTTGTCGGCCATAGGGACATTCCAACGGCGAACTCGTATCGCCAGTTACTCTTCTCCTGCGGTGACTGGGGTCTTGTTAGGTCCGTGTAGTGGTAATCAAGCGCGAACGGAAGGTCTTCTGTGACACGCCACATTCCGATAAGCTGGAAGCTCTTCATGAGGGAACATTTAATGAAAGCGCATTCGATGCATTGGATCGCAATTGGAATCGCAGCAATCGCCACGTTCCTTGGCTGGATAACAACGGGAACGGGGCAAGCGTCCATAGCCTTCGTTCTTTTCGCAATGGCGTTCATCCTCTGTTTAGCGGCGCTCACCGAGGCGGTCAATCGTTGTGCCATTGCACTCGAAAAAGAAACTAAACGCAGCTAAATGTGCGCCACACTCTATATCGGATCGCGATTGTTATTGAGTTGTTTGAATGTTAAGTCTGGGAGGAGCACGAGGTGTTACAAGAAGCTGAACTCAGCGGCAGCTGATTCAGAGAACAACCTCGGAGGCTCCTCAGAGACGACATGTACTACATCGGACTGGATGTTCACAAGAAGACGATCAGCTACTGCGTGAAGGACGCGGCTGGTTGTGTGCATCAGGGAGGCAGGATCGGATCGACGCGGACCGAGTTGGATGCGTGGATCAGAACCCTTCCACAACCGCGCACGATGGCGATGGAAGCGACGATCTTCAGCGGCTGGATTTATGACCATCTGCGGCCGCACGCCAGTGCAATTAAGGTGGCTCATCCGCTGATGCTGCGGGCCATCGCTGCTGCCAAAAAGAAGAACGACACGATCGATGCCAGCAGGATCGCCGACTGCCTGCGCTGCGATTTCCTGCCCGAGTGCAGGCCCAACAGTTGTGACGCTCCTGAAGTGATAGCGGCGTTCGACACGACGCTTTCCCTGCGATTGCACTTTTGAGCATCGGGAGTAGAGTGATTTACGTGAGGCATCAAATCGCGGCTTGTGTGCTTTTCATCGGGTCAGTAGGAGGTGCTGCTGCAGCACAGCAGCACGAGACGCAACTTTTTGAACTCAACGCATATGAGCCGGTTCCCAGTCCAGACGGGAAGCTGATTGCTTATGTTCTGACAGGCCGCAAAGTTGAGATGTTCGCTGGACTCGGGCGTTCCCATCTTCAATCTGACGTCAGGTTTTGCGACCCGAGCGGCCAAGCGCTGCAAGGCTCCAACATTGAAGGATTTCTGGGCGAATGGCTATCCAACAGCAGCGCCGTTGTCGGCTATCGCGATTGGCGGTTTGCCTTGCTGTCGCCAAGTGGGAGCCGGGAGTCTGATTCGATGCTTCGAGGGCGGGATATGAAGACTATGCTGCCGAGACTACCGGAGCGTGTGGCTTATCTCTCGAAGCTGGGCAAGTTCGTCTGGCTTGAGTACACAGACACGAGCACTGTTCTCCAAACCACGGCTGGTCCAATGGCAGAGTTCGAGGGTATGCCCGTCCGAACCTCGGCAGTGATCGTGCCGTCCCCGGACGAACGATATCTCTCAATGGGAGAAACGGACGCCGGTCACTCGTTGTGGGTCTACGACACCAAAGAGAAGACCTTGGCCAATCTTGGTAGTCTCACCATCCATCCCGATCCGGGGTGGGACTACTTTAAGCCGGGTTGGAACCCATGGTTCGCGGACGGAAAGCATCTCGCCTTCTTCTCCGGCACTTCCCTGTATATCACCTCACCGAACGGTAAAGAGCGCCGCGAGCTCTTGAAAGCCGACCACGGCGGGCTGGCAATTCCGAGCCCCGACGGAACACTAGTCGCATACGCCACGTTCTCACCACGACCACGCAACGGCAGAAAAGATGTCGACTTTTGGGGAGGATCGTCGCTCTGGATTGCACCGAGTGGAGGCGGCGTGCCAAGGCAGGTTACGAACACTTCGGAAGATGAAACCTATGATCTTCGCTGGCTTACGCGAGAGTCCCTCATTTTCGATCGTATCGGTGAAGTAATTTTCAACGGGCACGCGCGGATTTGGACTGTGCCAATCGGGAATCGGTGAAACATGCGCGCCGGCAAGGCAGATGTGTTCCACTCGACACTATGCGGTCAGGTAACCACGACCTGGTAGGAACTTAAATTGACCCACTACCCGAGCCCGGGCTTATTTGTAGTTCAGATGAATCGTAGTCTCGGTAGTAGGACACTCAACCTCAACACTGGCTGTCTTAAAGTCGGGCGGAGTAAGAAAGACCTTCGGATTATTGGCAAATCCAAACCCCTCCTTCGGAATTCCGAAAAAATTCCGGTCCATTTTGTGATTCCCATTCTCATCGTGCAGCACCGTAATGGCATACCGCCCAGCCGGAACATCCAATGTAACCGTGGCCTTATCCCCTGAAAAGGGATGCGGACCATGAAGGAACGCCTTGTCATTTTTCTCCGGCCAGCCATCCGGAGACGTAAAGAGCGAAACCCCAATATCGCCCTTCTGATTCCGAAAGCCGTCCACATGGACCACAAGAGTGCAGGTCGATTGCGCCGAAACGGAAACAGCGCCTGCCACCAGCACCGCCCCCAACACGCAGGTTTTCAAAATCGCCAGCATCGCGCCAGCCGACAACTTTCCGTCACGGCACTAAAGCGTGTCAAGCCCCCAAATTGTGTTTCCGCCGCTAACTCGCTGCAACAACGAAAGTTAAAGTTGGCTGGAATTGGCGTGTTTCCTGGCGCAAATCGCTACAATAGAAATAGGGGCAAAATAAGTCGGAAGCCCTCAGAAGCCAGAGTAACTAGATACGCGTAACCCCATCAAGAATGAGGATTTTAGCAAAAGATAGGGGGAGGGTACCAAGACTCGCAGCCTAGCCTGATCTGGCCCGTAGATCTCGTGCTGTTCGGCCCCGTAACGGCAGGCTCCAATCCCGGTTCCCGCAGACTCGATACGCGTAACCCCATCAAGAATGAGGATTTTAGCAAAAACATAGGGAGGAGGGTGGCAAGGCTCGAAGCGTCGCCTGCACCAGCCCATCTACATCGTGCTGCTCAGCCTCAGCCGCAGGCTCCCAACCTAGTTCCCGCAGCGTAGCCGAAGTAATTGGCCCAATCGAAAGCGCCCGGACACCTTCCGGTACCGAACAGATTCGCGCCTCTTCCAACAGGTGAAAAAAGTTGGTCGCCGTCGAAGAGCTGGTAAACGTCACCGCATCCGGCAGCGGAGTGTTCAGGAAAACCCCGCTCACGAGTGCAATCGATTCCTCCGGAATCGCCGATCGATAAGCGTCCACCACATCCACCGTCGCACCCAACCGCCGAAGTTCATCCGGAATCACATCGCGGGCCACGGCCGCCCGAGTCAGCAGCACCCGCGACCCGGCAACCTTGTCGCGCAGAATATCGACAACCGACTCGGCAACATACTTCGGAGGAATCAGGTCCACCCGAAACCCGGCCTCACGCAAAGCCGCCGCCGTCGCCGAACCAACCGCAACCACCTGCACTCCGGAAACAGAGGAAGGCTCAACCTGAAGCAACGCCAAACGCCCCGCCAGCACCGGGACGGTATTCGCACTGGTCACAATCAGCCACTGGTACTGCGACAAATCCTGCAGCGCAGCATCCAGCGGCTCATACGATTCAGGAGGAACAATCTCAATGGTAGGAAGTTCGATAACACAGGCGCCCAGAGCCTCCAGCTCCGTCCGCAGACGGCTGACCTGACGCCGCGGCCGGGTGACAACAATGATCCGGCCCTTGAGCGGCAGTTCACTCACAGCTGAACGGCTCCAAGAATTTCGCGCGCACCCTGTTCCATCAGCCGCTCTGCCAACCGCAGCCCAAGCTCTTCGGCGTTCTGGCCTGGCTGATGTTCAAGCTCTGCCCGC
This genomic window contains:
- a CDS encoding uroporphyrinogen-III synthase, which codes for MSELPLKGRIIVVTRPRRQVSRLRTELEALGACVIELPTIEIVPPESYEPLDAALQDLSQYQWLIVTSANTVPVLAGRLALLQVEPSSVSGVQVVAVGSATAAALREAGFRVDLIPPKYVAESVVDILRDKVAGSRVLLTRAAVARDVIPDELRRLGATVDVVDAYRSAIPEESIALVSGVFLNTPLPDAVTFTSSSTATNFFHLLEEARICSVPEGVRALSIGPITSATLRELGWEPAAEAEQHDVDGLVQATLRALPPSSLCFC
- a CDS encoding IS110 family transposase; protein product: MYYIGLDVHKKTISYCVKDAAGCVHQGGRIGSTRTELDAWIRTLPQPRTMAMEATIFSGWIYDHLRPHASAIKVAHPLMLRAIAAAKKKNDTIDASRIADCLRCDFLPECRPNSCDAPEVIAAFDTTLSLRLHF
- a CDS encoding TolB family protein, whose protein sequence is MRHQIAACVLFIGSVGGAAAAQQHETQLFELNAYEPVPSPDGKLIAYVLTGRKVEMFAGLGRSHLQSDVRFCDPSGQALQGSNIEGFLGEWLSNSSAVVGYRDWRFALLSPSGSRESDSMLRGRDMKTMLPRLPERVAYLSKLGKFVWLEYTDTSTVLQTTAGPMAEFEGMPVRTSAVIVPSPDERYLSMGETDAGHSLWVYDTKEKTLANLGSLTIHPDPGWDYFKPGWNPWFADGKHLAFFSGTSLYITSPNGKERRELLKADHGGLAIPSPDGTLVAYATFSPRPRNGRKDVDFWGGSSLWIAPSGGGVPRQVTNTSEDETYDLRWLTRESLIFDRIGEVIFNGHARIWTVPIGNR
- a CDS encoding DUF2141 domain-containing protein, producing MSAGAMLAILKTCVLGAVLVAGAVSVSAQSTCTLVVHVDGFRNQKGDIGVSLFTSPDGWPEKNDKAFLHGPHPFSGDKATVTLDVPAGRYAITVLHDENGNHKMDRNFFGIPKEGFGFANNPKVFLTPPDFKTASVEVECPTTETTIHLNYK